The Candidatus Nitrosotenuis cloacae genome contains a region encoding:
- the mce gene encoding methylmalonyl-CoA epimerase has protein sequence MKIDHIAIAVNNVESAAKQYQQALGVSNVIFETVESEGVKLAILKLENGRIELMEPTRDDSPIKKFLDKKGEGLHHMALATNDIESEYQRMEGCGIQFLGKIRDGSEGTKITFIHPKSLNGVLAELCSHPK, from the coding sequence ATGAAAATAGACCACATAGCAATTGCAGTAAACAATGTAGAATCTGCGGCAAAGCAGTACCAGCAGGCACTTGGCGTCAGTAATGTCATATTTGAGACAGTCGAGTCAGAAGGCGTAAAGCTTGCCATACTGAAACTTGAAAACGGCAGAATCGAATTGATGGAACCAACCCGGGACGACAGCCCGATTAAAAAATTCCTGGACAAAAAAGGAGAAGGACTGCACCACATGGCGCTTGCCACAAACGACATCGAGTCAGAGTATCAGAGAATGGAAGGATGCGGAATCCAGTTCTTAGGAAAGATACGTGACGGCTCGGAGGGGACAAAGATAACGTTCATCCATCCAAAGTCACTAAACGGTGTCTTGGCAGAGCTCTGCTCGCACCCAAAGTAA
- a CDS encoding response regulator has protein sequence MNILVAEDNKFTARQYKIILEKKGHKVTTVDNGADCVKKYKEVLKKTEFDSLDDSPFDIVLLDHNMPKKTGAKAAKEILEKNPQQKILFVTGYQRWALEDEADDLVDKILVLEKPFTLSQLERKIQSLS, from the coding sequence TTGAACATACTGGTAGCAGAGGACAACAAATTCACCGCAAGGCAGTACAAGATAATACTTGAGAAAAAGGGGCACAAAGTGACCACCGTAGACAACGGCGCCGACTGCGTCAAAAAATACAAGGAGGTGCTCAAAAAGACAGAGTTTGACTCGCTTGACGATTCCCCGTTTGATATAGTGCTGCTTGATCACAACATGCCAAAAAAGACAGGTGCAAAGGCCGCAAAGGAGATACTTGAAAAAAACCCTCAACAAAAAATACTCTTTGTAACGGGCTACCAGAGATGGGCGCTTGAGGACGAGGCAGACGATCTAGTGGACAAGATACTGGTCCTAGAAAAGCCGTTTACGCTGTCTCAGCTGGAAAGAAAGATACAATCACTTTCGTGA
- a CDS encoding TrmB family transcriptional regulator, which produces MSFLNPSSESFHALITKRHTCDVGGKMSVRKKQRTSLIQNNQIRNVEENIVEDAEFEKIHAPYYDGLSSEISSILGLDELETRIYLNLLRIGPITASALAKEINVDRAKTYRTVDKLSSNGIVSISFSSPKLCIAADPDEILNLTLKKKEEEISKIKKDGRRIVDKIKEVSNNDSRTNVPTFRIVQGIENITSQIERILETSTDVFYMVTTLEDVSKLYHTTIPEKIKMAQKAGGTVRLIVDEASPKMIQFIKRFGASEVRVGRLPSKGRIIVSKSSPISGKLLMSDSAVRGTLHENIDTECALFTNSEEMTNNIFTLCTFIWKGAIPVEI; this is translated from the coding sequence ATGTCATTCTTAAATCCATCGTCGGAATCATTCCACGCCTTAATTACAAAGCGACATACATGCGACGTTGGGGGAAAAATGTCCGTTCGAAAAAAACAAAGAACATCGTTAATACAGAACAACCAGATTAGAAATGTGGAAGAAAACATCGTAGAAGATGCCGAGTTTGAAAAGATTCATGCCCCGTACTACGACGGGCTGTCATCTGAGATATCGTCAATTCTTGGCCTCGATGAACTGGAGACGAGGATCTACCTCAACTTGCTAAGAATAGGCCCGATTACCGCAAGCGCCCTTGCAAAGGAGATCAACGTGGACAGGGCAAAGACGTACCGCACCGTCGACAAGCTCTCAAGTAACGGAATCGTATCAATATCATTTTCCTCGCCAAAGCTGTGCATTGCCGCAGACCCAGACGAGATACTGAACCTGACGCTAAAGAAAAAAGAAGAGGAGATCTCCAAGATAAAAAAGGACGGCCGGAGGATAGTCGACAAGATAAAGGAGGTTAGCAACAACGACAGCAGGACGAACGTGCCCACGTTCAGAATAGTGCAGGGAATAGAGAACATCACGTCCCAGATAGAAAGAATCCTGGAGACCTCAACTGACGTGTTCTATATGGTGACCACTCTTGAGGACGTCTCAAAGCTGTACCACACCACAATCCCAGAAAAGATCAAGATGGCGCAAAAGGCGGGAGGCACCGTAAGACTGATTGTGGACGAGGCGTCGCCGAAGATGATCCAGTTCATCAAGAGATTTGGGGCAAGCGAGGTCCGAGTGGGCAGGCTCCCATCAAAGGGAAGGATCATAGTGTCAAAGAGCTCGCCAATCTCAGGAAAGCTGCTCATGTCAGACTCGGCAGTCCGCGGGACACTGCATGAAAACATCGACACAGAGTGTGCCCTGTTTACAAACTCCGAGGAGATGACAAACAACATCTTTACTTTATGCACCTTCATCTGGAAGGGCGCAATCCCAGTTGAAATCTGA
- the ppdK gene encoding pyruvate, phosphate dikinase yields MKLVYSFEEGDGKNKKLLGGKGAGLCEMTRLKLPVPPGFTITTDVCKLYYQNSKSLPKSLWPEVKKNIAKLEKKTGKKWNSKDNPLLVSVRSGAAISMPGMMDTILNLGLNEDTVEALTKKTNNPRFAWDSYRRFVQLFGKVVFGVNDKKFDEILEEAKKKQGVHADSDLNEQSLRQVVSNYKDVCQKHTGKPFPSNPDDQLLLAIKAVFNSWMGERAIVYREKNHVTRDIADGTAVNVVAMAFGNMGNDSATGVVFTRNPGDGTNKIFGEYLVNAQGEDVVAGVRTPKPVDEMRIEMPKSYELLVNTCKKLEKHYKEPQDIEFTIERGKFYLLQTRSAKMNAAGMIKTSVDMVKEKLITKDRALLRLQPDQLEQLLHKTIDYEKAKNHKKVVKGIAASPGAASGIAVFDVKRAVAMGENGAKVILVREETKPEDVPAFFASVGILTSRGGKTSHAAVVARGMGKPCIVGCSDMKINVDAKQAIVGDAIIHDGDQITIDGSQGDVYLGDVPTIEPQITDNFRTILEWAQSAKKIGIRANADTPDAAQLARKYGAHGIGLCRTERMFNGADRLGLFVNLIMSKSVEERKQHLLKLQELQKSDFIQILKAMEGYKVTIRLLDPPLHEFLPNPEELINKIHKLERQGGSSEMEDIKIVLARAKELAEINPMMGHRGVRVGITYPEIYEMQIRAVFEAAAELAAQKVNAFPQIMIPQVGSIAELNHIKSIYDRVKSEVEAKYGQKIKINFGTMLEVVRACLTSSELADTAEFFSFGTNDLTQAVFSFSREDAEGKFLPEYMEKEILERNPFQTVDVNGVGSLMKIAIANGRAAKQGLEIGVCGEHGGDPSSIKFFHSAGVSYVSASPHRIPIAIVAAAQAELAAKSAKAKPKAKPKAKSKKKSRK; encoded by the coding sequence ATGAAATTAGTGTATTCTTTTGAGGAAGGGGACGGCAAGAACAAGAAGCTCCTAGGAGGAAAGGGCGCCGGACTGTGCGAGATGACAAGGCTAAAGCTCCCCGTGCCACCAGGATTTACAATAACTACAGACGTGTGCAAGTTATACTATCAAAATTCCAAGAGCCTGCCAAAGTCGCTCTGGCCAGAGGTAAAAAAGAACATTGCCAAGCTGGAGAAAAAGACTGGCAAAAAGTGGAATTCAAAGGACAACCCGCTGCTGGTGTCTGTCCGCTCAGGTGCGGCAATATCCATGCCCGGAATGATGGATACGATTCTCAATTTGGGGCTGAACGAGGACACAGTCGAGGCGCTGACAAAAAAGACAAACAATCCCAGATTTGCGTGGGACTCGTATCGCAGATTCGTCCAACTGTTCGGCAAAGTTGTGTTTGGCGTAAACGACAAAAAGTTTGACGAGATACTCGAGGAGGCAAAGAAAAAGCAGGGTGTCCACGCAGACAGCGACCTAAACGAGCAGTCCCTAAGACAGGTGGTCTCAAACTACAAGGACGTCTGCCAAAAGCACACAGGCAAGCCATTCCCCTCAAACCCAGACGACCAATTACTACTTGCAATAAAGGCAGTCTTTAACAGCTGGATGGGAGAGCGGGCAATCGTATACCGCGAGAAAAACCACGTAACTCGCGACATCGCAGACGGAACCGCAGTAAACGTGGTCGCAATGGCGTTTGGAAACATGGGAAATGACAGTGCAACTGGCGTCGTGTTTACAAGAAACCCGGGCGACGGCACAAACAAGATCTTCGGCGAATACCTAGTCAACGCGCAGGGCGAGGATGTTGTAGCAGGGGTCAGGACGCCAAAGCCCGTAGACGAGATGAGAATAGAGATGCCAAAAAGTTACGAATTACTGGTAAACACGTGCAAAAAGCTGGAAAAACACTACAAAGAGCCGCAGGACATCGAGTTCACAATAGAGCGCGGCAAGTTCTACCTGCTGCAGACAAGATCTGCAAAGATGAACGCAGCCGGCATGATAAAGACATCAGTAGACATGGTAAAAGAAAAGCTCATCACAAAGGACAGGGCGCTGCTCAGACTGCAGCCAGACCAGCTTGAGCAACTTCTTCACAAGACAATCGACTATGAAAAGGCAAAGAATCACAAAAAGGTGGTAAAGGGAATTGCTGCATCCCCTGGCGCTGCCAGCGGCATTGCAGTATTTGATGTAAAGCGGGCAGTTGCAATGGGGGAGAACGGCGCAAAGGTCATCCTGGTAAGGGAGGAAACAAAGCCTGAGGACGTACCGGCATTTTTTGCATCAGTTGGAATTCTCACCAGCAGGGGAGGAAAGACGTCGCACGCAGCAGTGGTTGCAAGAGGAATGGGCAAGCCGTGCATAGTTGGATGCTCCGACATGAAAATCAACGTAGACGCAAAGCAGGCAATAGTGGGCGATGCGATAATCCACGACGGTGATCAGATTACAATCGACGGAAGTCAGGGCGATGTTTACCTAGGCGACGTGCCGACAATCGAGCCGCAGATTACAGACAACTTTAGGACCATTCTGGAATGGGCCCAGAGCGCAAAGAAGATTGGAATTCGCGCAAACGCGGACACGCCTGATGCTGCGCAGCTTGCAAGAAAGTACGGCGCACATGGAATCGGCCTGTGCAGAACAGAGAGAATGTTCAACGGAGCGGACAGACTGGGACTGTTTGTGAACCTAATCATGTCAAAGTCAGTCGAGGAGAGAAAGCAGCACCTGCTAAAACTCCAAGAGCTGCAAAAGAGCGACTTTATTCAGATTCTAAAGGCAATGGAGGGATACAAGGTAACAATCAGACTGCTTGACCCGCCACTGCACGAATTCCTTCCAAATCCGGAGGAGTTGATAAACAAGATCCACAAGCTCGAAAGACAGGGCGGCTCGTCTGAGATGGAGGACATCAAGATAGTGCTTGCACGCGCAAAAGAGCTTGCAGAGATAAACCCGATGATGGGCCACAGGGGCGTCAGGGTCGGAATCACGTATCCGGAGATATACGAGATGCAGATACGCGCAGTATTTGAGGCAGCAGCAGAGCTTGCAGCACAAAAAGTGAACGCATTTCCGCAGATAATGATTCCGCAGGTAGGCAGCATCGCAGAGTTAAACCACATAAAATCAATCTACGATAGGGTAAAGTCCGAAGTCGAGGCAAAATACGGACAGAAGATAAAGATAAACTTTGGAACCATGCTCGAGGTGGTCAGGGCGTGTCTCACATCAAGTGAGCTTGCAGATACGGCAGAGTTTTTCAGCTTTGGAACAAACGACCTGACCCAGGCGGTGTTCAGCTTTAGCAGAGAGGACGCAGAGGGCAAGTTCCTTCCAGAATACATGGAAAAAGAGATCCTCGAGAGAAACCCGTTCCAGACAGTGGACGTAAACGGCGTAGGCAGCCTGATGAAGATTGCGATTGCAAACGGACGCGCAGCAAAGCAGGGATTGGAGATTGGCGTTTGCGGCGAGCACGGCGGGGACCCAAGCTCAATCAAATTCTTCCACAGTGCAGGTGTCTCATATGTCAGTGCGTCACCTCACAGAATTCCAATTGCAATAGTTGCAGCAGCGCAGGCGGAGCTTGCAGCAAAATCGGCCAAGGCAAAGCCAAAAGCAAAGCCCAAGGCAAAATCTAAAAAGAAATCACGAAAGTGA
- a CDS encoding type II secretion system F family protein gives MLKNKEGPKNQPSEFQVFSYRMLNRRISFLYPRLPKLRENIKQAMMPVPYEVYVASMVFSSMIAAVVGLAAGLATLTFFNVDTSIAVLLSVSGSLALSAMTFFGMQAVPILNAKNRATKLSEEIPHYIGYMATLCASGLSLEGVFKSIAKEDSTEEIVKDSKFVTRNIEILGMDVVTAVNDLIKRAPRGPYSEMLEGAIITFKSGGNLREYFLATAKVHLEEKKLNVKRTTESLGILAEIYTILLIVFPLMAVIMLSIMAIMSPNLGGFDLVTLMNMLTYIMVPLFGIVLLIMMNSMVPKR, from the coding sequence GGCCCCAAGAACCAGCCGTCAGAATTCCAGGTGTTCAGCTACAGGATGCTTAACCGCCGCATCTCGTTTTTGTACCCTCGGCTGCCAAAGCTTCGAGAAAACATCAAGCAGGCCATGATGCCTGTCCCGTACGAGGTGTACGTGGCAAGCATGGTGTTTTCCAGCATGATTGCAGCTGTTGTGGGCCTTGCTGCAGGGCTTGCGACACTTACATTCTTTAACGTGGACACATCCATTGCCGTACTGCTCAGCGTCTCCGGCTCCCTTGCACTCTCCGCAATGACATTCTTTGGAATGCAGGCAGTGCCCATACTCAACGCAAAGAACAGGGCAACCAAGCTGTCCGAGGAGATACCGCACTATATCGGATACATGGCGACCCTGTGCGCAAGCGGCCTCTCGCTTGAGGGAGTATTCAAGTCCATTGCAAAGGAGGACTCTACTGAGGAGATAGTAAAGGACTCCAAATTCGTCACGCGAAACATCGAGATTTTGGGAATGGACGTAGTGACGGCGGTAAACGACCTCATCAAGCGGGCACCAAGAGGCCCATATTCTGAGATGCTAGAGGGCGCAATCATCACATTCAAGTCGGGCGGAAACCTCCGCGAATACTTTCTTGCCACTGCCAAGGTACACCTTGAGGAGAAAAAGCTCAACGTCAAAAGGACGACCGAGTCCCTTGGCATTCTTGCGGAGATTTACACCATCTTGCTAATAGTGTTCCCGCTGATGGCAGTAATCATGCTGTCAATCATGGCCATAATGAGCCCGAATCTTGGAGGATTTGATCTTGTGACACTGATGAACATGCTCACATACATCATGGTCCCGCTGTTTGGAATAGTGCTGCTAATAATGATGAACTCGATGGTGCCAAAAAGATGA
- a CDS encoding type II secretion system F family protein: MTAELEVKMPKIPLARTEKFRVMAVAGIASVLVISFSFYFADSLQGITLNIGIIFGVLAGVIPLTLLQLKEVQRKESIDRHLPLFLLSLVSSIQSGSNLIQAIQITPERNMGNLGPLLKNLKANISWGMPITEAFANFEKKAGTRMAKRVIILLEIAYKNGGNISENLETIQKYVTELRNLEKERKSALQPYTYTIYIAYVVFISITVILSTQFFTQIDSVKTLLQENEIPATSNVFAALSGVKITELDAILFNMSIIESIFGGLAAGKIGTGSYVSGIKHVIVMIVIAVIAFNVI, translated from the coding sequence ATGACAGCAGAACTAGAAGTAAAGATGCCCAAGATACCGCTGGCAAGGACCGAAAAGTTCCGTGTCATGGCAGTGGCAGGAATTGCAAGTGTTCTTGTAATATCATTCAGCTTTTACTTTGCGGACTCGCTACAAGGGATAACACTCAACATCGGAATCATCTTCGGAGTGCTGGCAGGCGTCATACCGCTGACCCTGCTTCAACTAAAGGAGGTGCAGAGAAAGGAGAGCATAGACAGACACCTGCCGCTGTTCCTGCTGTCACTTGTAAGCTCCATCCAGAGCGGATCAAACCTCATACAGGCAATCCAGATAACTCCGGAAAGAAACATGGGGAATCTGGGCCCGCTGCTCAAGAACCTCAAGGCAAACATCAGCTGGGGCATGCCGATAACTGAGGCATTTGCAAACTTTGAGAAAAAGGCAGGCACGAGGATGGCAAAGCGAGTCATCATACTGCTAGAGATTGCCTACAAGAACGGCGGCAACATATCTGAGAATCTGGAGACAATCCAAAAATATGTAACAGAGTTGAGAAACCTCGAAAAGGAGCGCAAGTCGGCGCTTCAGCCGTACACATACACCATCTATATCGCATATGTTGTGTTCATATCAATTACAGTCATACTGTCCACGCAGTTCTTCACCCAGATAGACTCGGTAAAGACACTGCTCCAAGAAAACGAGATCCCGGCTACAAGCAACGTGTTTGCCGCGCTCTCAGGAGTAAAGATCACGGAGCTTGACGCAATACTGTTCAACATGTCGATAATAGAGTCCATCTTCGGCGGACTTGCCGCAGGAAAGATCGGCACGGGCTCGTACGTCTCTGGAATAAAGCACGTAATAGTCATGATCGTAATAGCCGTGATTGCGTTCAATGTGATTTAG
- a CDS encoding PEFG-CTERM sorting domain-containing protein, which translates to MLKAPQVIFALIFALGTQQAFAQTDNASGTIIEETSSDGTVSIHIESNLPKAESPLVINIRFSDVMTGSSLSNVNYDIIAMQNGEIVLSQMGLHTANGLAQHVTQPLTADNHVEVMIILQGMGTDSPYSGPQGETIEIIVVPEFGAVASIVLLLSVIATIIIQKTVRTA; encoded by the coding sequence ATGCTAAAAGCGCCACAGGTAATTTTTGCGCTTATTTTTGCATTAGGAACACAACAGGCGTTTGCGCAAACAGACAATGCGTCCGGGACGATAATCGAGGAGACATCTTCAGACGGGACAGTCAGCATCCACATAGAAAGCAACCTGCCCAAGGCGGAATCTCCCCTTGTCATCAACATCAGGTTTTCAGATGTCATGACAGGCTCCAGTCTATCAAATGTAAATTACGACATAATTGCGATGCAAAACGGGGAAATTGTTTTGTCACAGATGGGACTGCACACAGCAAACGGACTAGCACAACACGTAACGCAGCCGCTTACTGCGGACAACCACGTAGAAGTCATGATCATACTGCAGGGAATGGGCACCGATTCCCCATATTCGGGGCCTCAAGGCGAAACAATCGAGATAATAGTTGTACCAGAGTTTGGCGCGGTGGCATCAATAGTGCTTTTGTTGTCAGTCATAGCAACCATAATCATACAAAAAACAGTCAGGACGGCGTAA
- the tpiA gene encoding triose-phosphate isomerase — protein MFIINYKNYEEIAGPKAAKLAIVADRAAKRHKIKIAIAPPHHLIGTIKNYSGPILSQHVDNSKTGSTTGFVVPEILKMSKVGGSLINHSEHRIPAKDIAELVHRLQNLKMISVVCVKDVAEAAKYAKLNPTYIAIEPPELIGSGKAVSTERPELITKAVGAVRSAKNSTKLLCGAGIVSGQDVRKAIELGSKGILVASGIVKAKNWDRIVDEFAREMT, from the coding sequence TTGTTTATAATAAATTACAAAAACTATGAAGAGATTGCAGGTCCCAAGGCGGCAAAGCTTGCAATTGTTGCAGACAGGGCGGCAAAAAGGCACAAGATCAAAATTGCAATAGCCCCGCCCCACCACCTAATCGGCACGATCAAGAACTATTCCGGCCCCATTCTCTCGCAGCATGTCGACAACTCCAAGACAGGAAGTACGACCGGGTTCGTAGTGCCCGAGATACTAAAGATGTCAAAGGTCGGCGGCTCGCTCATCAACCACAGCGAGCACCGCATCCCGGCAAAGGACATCGCAGAGCTTGTCCACAGGCTTCAAAACTTGAAGATGATCTCAGTTGTCTGCGTCAAGGATGTAGCAGAGGCAGCAAAGTATGCCAAGCTAAACCCGACATACATTGCAATAGAGCCGCCTGAGCTCATCGGATCAGGAAAAGCAGTGTCCACAGAAAGGCCGGAGCTCATAACAAAGGCAGTCGGCGCAGTCAGATCCGCAAAAAACAGCACAAAGCTGCTCTGCGGTGCAGGAATAGTCAGCGGCCAGGACGTCAGAAAAGCAATCGAGCTTGGCTCAAAGGGGATACTTGTGGCATCGGGAATAGTAAAGGCCAAGAACTGGGACAGAATAGTAGACGAGTTTGCCCGCGAAATGACCTAG
- a CDS encoding winged helix-turn-helix transcriptional regulator, producing MDRVEQIVQLVSRNPGIRYSEIMRETGLANGVLSHHLFKIEQAGKITIERTPRVARVYPCGIPEEETTVIKHLRSSTSRKILTVLLDGSLSFKDIVSKVKKSQGTVSLVLKGLSEDGIVERKLVNGDLMFQLTNKALLDTLIERQPTFIENSANNISDIFSSI from the coding sequence ATGGACCGAGTCGAGCAGATTGTTCAGTTGGTAAGCAGAAATCCCGGAATCAGATACTCTGAAATCATGAGAGAGACGGGACTTGCAAACGGCGTCCTCAGTCACCACCTGTTCAAAATCGAGCAGGCAGGAAAGATAACAATAGAGAGAACTCCGCGAGTCGCGCGAGTGTACCCGTGCGGCATACCTGAAGAAGAGACCACGGTAATAAAGCACCTGCGAAGTTCCACTTCCAGAAAGATCCTCACAGTCCTTCTTGACGGAAGCCTGTCATTCAAGGACATAGTCAGCAAGGTGAAAAAATCGCAGGGAACAGTATCGCTGGTGCTAAAGGGGCTTTCAGAAGACGGAATAGTGGAGCGAAAACTGGTAAACGGAGACCTGATGTTTCAGCTGACAAACAAGGCGTTGCTTGACACTCTAATTGAAAGACAGCCTACCTTCATTGAGAACTCGGCAAACAACATATCGGACATCTTCAGTTCCATATAG
- a CDS encoding CBS domain-containing protein, with protein sequence MLPRLDSIKQARTKIGVTQKQLAKMTGVSTSMINQIESGRSQPSYETAKRLFDSLATLEGRADPNKAGDICSKEIVKLKPTDSLHDAIHRMQKMSISQIPIFNGAEPVGIITEDGVVKHLADSDESSWKRIQLADVMEPTPPIIDHQTPARALVPLVRYSKCILVTKARKIIGIITASDTLKMLE encoded by the coding sequence ATGCTTCCACGTCTAGACAGCATAAAGCAGGCACGAACGAAGATTGGCGTCACCCAAAAACAGCTTGCAAAGATGACAGGTGTCAGCACATCCATGATAAACCAGATAGAGTCTGGGCGCAGCCAGCCAAGCTACGAGACTGCAAAGCGCCTCTTTGACAGCCTTGCGACGCTCGAGGGAAGAGCAGACCCAAACAAGGCAGGCGACATATGCAGTAAGGAGATAGTCAAGCTCAAGCCTACCGATTCGCTGCACGATGCAATACACAGAATGCAAAAGATGTCAATCAGCCAGATTCCAATATTCAACGGCGCAGAGCCGGTCGGAATCATAACTGAGGACGGAGTCGTAAAGCACCTTGCGGACAGTGACGAGTCATCATGGAAGAGGATTCAGCTTGCAGATGTTATGGAGCCGACCCCTCCAATCATAGACCACCAGACGCCTGCAAGGGCCCTGGTGCCACTGGTAAGGTACTCAAAGTGCATACTGGTGACAAAGGCAAGAAAGATTATCGGAATAATCACCGCGTCAGACACCCTAAAGATGCTTGAATAA
- a CDS encoding PEFG-CTERM sorting domain-containing protein, with protein MNNTSTQVLTIFNFQTADNPFLAGNATFLITPNPYSHTTNATDYVDLMTWFNFVVTDNDRFDSDLTAGVIELVGVNNGTYSIMQIKGSPGFGMAEDPSASDDVFGTPGLAYVTQTFVNFTSSTNVEIQAPQISDAVFNKMKNNGGAKINGVAISSANDLPSAMLVTTAQKLSITPPSHVVFTTAFPPNTSPNTLIAGLGIPTYSAPKEITSGTAFVPPLFVAPVSGGGKFIVSPVIDEVQPGSNILLRFDKIDQGTSHPLLDTIDLPMNAYGTNIGVSVKVDTANPSGVSIPSGNVGVFLNFTETGDIDFGDSSSYSSNPKIYFNLEKSGNSCPDGVVLYLLDSGHWHEMTPAPQRNSGKDTSHTCGYSAEVKHFSSYLVGTDSSGHSHDNSSHDSHSAHSDSHDSHSSHSSHAHAMMGHEGHQSAITQITKDLNIFEIEYDLSNGIAFITIGTTGPIGDVEVQIYSREGGATMAKLSQNQPYKQFNSEQKMKKYVFEVSLRNNETFFRVSVEDSKYNINSSVNIEGTHNKIVPWFANIHDGHDVTHADHMTDISPAEFEIKFDGGKKTFTYNGVAFLVKYEMAGVITGLEVNEDSKSATFLLDAVAGGESIVQIPRSLVDAAGDNFVVFVSASPETQLDYEILASNSEYYALKMTLPENAKTLTIVGTSVVPEFGILVMLVLTASLMCVVLMHRRMLKAW; from the coding sequence GTGAACAACACAAGTACTCAAGTGCTGACGATATTTAATTTCCAGACCGCGGATAATCCGTTTCTTGCAGGCAATGCAACATTTTTGATCACTCCAAATCCATATTCTCACACTACGAACGCAACTGATTATGTCGATCTTATGACTTGGTTCAATTTCGTAGTGACAGACAATGACCGGTTTGACAGTGACCTGACTGCCGGAGTAATTGAGCTTGTTGGCGTAAACAACGGAACTTACAGCATCATGCAGATCAAGGGCTCTCCTGGCTTTGGCATGGCTGAAGACCCCTCCGCATCAGATGACGTCTTTGGCACACCCGGACTTGCATATGTCACACAAACATTTGTAAATTTTACAAGTAGCACCAACGTTGAAATTCAGGCACCTCAGATTAGTGATGCCGTCTTTAACAAGATGAAAAATAATGGGGGCGCAAAGATAAACGGCGTTGCAATCTCGTCCGCAAATGATCTACCGTCTGCAATGCTTGTAACTACTGCTCAAAAGCTTTCGATTACTCCGCCATCTCATGTTGTCTTCACCACTGCGTTTCCGCCAAATACGTCTCCAAATACGCTGATTGCCGGTCTTGGCATTCCTACATATTCTGCACCAAAAGAAATAACGTCGGGTACTGCATTTGTTCCGCCCCTCTTTGTAGCACCTGTTTCGGGAGGTGGGAAATTCATTGTATCTCCAGTTATCGATGAAGTGCAGCCTGGCTCAAACATCCTGCTTCGATTTGACAAAATAGATCAAGGGACATCACACCCGCTGCTCGATACAATCGACCTTCCAATGAATGCATATGGGACAAATATTGGAGTCAGTGTCAAGGTGGATACTGCCAATCCGAGCGGCGTCTCAATACCCTCTGGAAACGTTGGCGTTTTTCTGAATTTTACTGAAACTGGGGATATTGACTTTGGAGATTCATCGTCATACAGCAGCAACCCGAAAATCTATTTTAATTTGGAAAAAAGCGGAAATTCTTGCCCTGACGGCGTTGTACTTTATCTTCTTGATTCGGGGCATTGGCACGAAATGACTCCTGCCCCACAACGAAATTCCGGCAAGGATACATCACATACGTGCGGTTATTCTGCTGAGGTGAAACACTTTTCATCATATCTGGTTGGAACCGATTCCAGCGGTCACTCTCACGATAATTCAAGTCATGACAGTCACTCTGCACATTCTGATAGCCATGATTCTCATTCTTCCCACTCGAGTCATGCACACGCAATGATGGGTCATGAGGGACATCAGAGCGCAATCACGCAAATAACAAAAGATCTCAACATTTTTGAAATAGAATACGATCTCTCAAATGGAATTGCGTTTATCACAATTGGCACGACAGGTCCAATCGGCGACGTTGAAGTCCAGATTTACTCTCGTGAGGGGGGTGCAACTATGGCAAAGCTCTCACAGAACCAGCCGTACAAACAGTTCAACTCTGAGCAGAAGATGAAAAAATACGTATTCGAGGTATCTCTGAGGAACAATGAAACGTTCTTCAGAGTATCTGTGGAAGACAGCAAATACAATATCAATAGTTCCGTAAACATCGAAGGTACACACAACAAGATAGTTCCTTGGTTTGCAAACATACACGACGGGCACGACGTGACCCACGCCGATCACATGACTGACATATCGCCTGCAGAATTTGAGATCAAGTTTGATGGTGGAAAAAAGACATTCACATACAACGGAGTTGCCTTTTTAGTCAAATACGAGATGGCCGGCGTCATTACTGGACTTGAAGTGAACGAAGACTCCAAGTCTGCCACATTCCTGCTTGACGCAGTGGCTGGCGGCGAGAGCATCGTGCAAATCCCTCGCTCCCTTGTGGATGCTGCCGGAGATAATTTTGTAGTGTTTGTATCTGCATCGCCTGAAACCCAGCTAGATTACGAAATACTTGCATCCAACTCTGAATATTACGCACTAAAAATGACTCTTCCGGAAAATGCAAAGACGTTAACCATTGTTGGAACAAGCGTTGTACCAGAATTTGGCATTCTTGTAATGCTCGTCCTGACAGCTTCACTAATGTGTGTGGTACTCATGCATCGTAGAATGCTTAAGGCCTGGTAG